The DNA window AGTGTGTGAAGCCTGCGCCGAAAGCGATGTTTCGCATCTATCGCGATACGCGTTTCAGCAGCGACAAGAAGCCTTATAAGACGCATGTGGGTGCGTGGTGGTCGCCTGCTGCGCTGGCCAAGACCAGCGGTGCGGGTTTCTATGCGCATGTGGGTGCGGACGATGTCACGGTAGCCGTGGGTGCGTTTATGCCGCAGCCGGAGCAGATGCTGGCCATGCGCAGGCATCTGCAGCAGAACCATGAAGCCATGCGCGCGCTGATGAATGATAAGAAGCTGCGCAAGCTGTTGCCGGACCAGGAGACGATGCCGCTGATACGTGTGCCGAAGGGCTTTGTCGCAGATGATCCTGCCGCGGAGTTTCTGCGGGACCGCAAATGGGGACTGTCTGCGACGCTGCCACTCGAAGTAGCCACTTCACCCAAGCTGCTGGATGAGATTGTGAAGCGATTCCGTGCTGCGGCTCCGCTGGTGGCTTTGTTAAATGCGCCCTTGCTGCAGGCGAAGACGCCGCGGCGAACGTTCTTCTAAGCCAGGATCACAAACTACTTAATTCGGTATGGGGACTTCGTCGACATGGTCGATGATGATCGTCTTTACGGGGACTTTGGCTGGTTTCAGGTCAAGTCCCAGTTGTTCTTTTATCGCGGTAAAGAAGGATGGCAGATCCGTAGACGTGGTTTCATCGGGCGCGTAACGCAGGTCCATATTGAAGAGACCTGTGAGGCCGGTGTGGTTCACAACGGGCAGGTGAGCCGCAAGAGACAGCAGGCCTGCAATTCCGTCGGCATCCACTCCGCGGCCCTGAATGTGACCGGGAGCAAAGAAGTTCTGTGCAAGCTCTCCGGCTTTCATGCCCCACTTCACGGAATCGGGGCTGATCGGAGTGAGCTTGGCACCGCTCTTAGCCGTGGTGATTTCATAGCCGGAAACCGACTTGCTTCCGAAGTGATAGGTGAGGTGGAAGCGTTCGATGAGCAGTTGTTGCATCAAGGGACGGAGGGATTCATACGTCCACGTGACGCCGTCGGGCATGCTTGCGCGAATGTTGTATTGCGTATCGAGCGCATGCTGTGGCCCTTCGATGGAGTCGGGGTATTCCGGCTTGAATGCTATCTCCAGCAGATTTCGTAACGTGAGGCAGGTGGCGTCGAAGTGGCTGCTGCCTGGCGACGGCAAACCTGCACATCCTGGTGTTACATGGGAAGGATGAATTGCTGCTGTCTCAAACGCGATCGCGTTTTTAGGAGGCTGCTGCGCGGGCGCAGCATTCACAAGCGCGAGGAGCGCAACAATGTAGCAAAGCTGAGAACGGATTCGCATGGGATGGTAGGGCAAAGCCTAATCCTGATTGAGACGAGGCGCAAGGAATGCGAGAGAGTGCGGGTTGCGCATCCAGTAAAAAGACCGGGCAGGGAGCATCCAACTCCCTGCCCGTTAGCGGAGAGGGCCGCTTTCGGAGAAAACTTTTTAATTCTGTGGAGGCGGGCCACCGGCGGGGCGTCCCTGCGGCATGGAGGCCAGATACTCATCGAACTTGGGCTTCTGGTCGTCGGTGAGCATGTCCTTAATCTTGGTGTTTTCGTCTTTGCGCATGTCCATCATCTTGGTGCGCATGTCAGGGTCCTGCGCTTCGCGGAGGGCCTGCATCTTCTTCTGGTCTTCGGTGTAGAGCGCCAGGATCTTGGTCTTCTGATCCGGGGTAAGGGTGACGGCCTTGTCGATGGCCTCAACACGCTGCTCTGGTGCCATCATGCCTCGGCCCTGTGCGAG is part of the Terriglobus sp. RCC_193 genome and encodes:
- a CDS encoding TIGR03435 family protein gives rise to the protein MRIRSQLCYIVALLALVNAAPAQQPPKNAIAFETAAIHPSHVTPGCAGLPSPGSSHFDATCLTLRNLLEIAFKPEYPDSIEGPQHALDTQYNIRASMPDGVTWTYESLRPLMQQLLIERFHLTYHFGSKSVSGYEITTAKSGAKLTPISPDSVKWGMKAGELAQNFFAPGHIQGRGVDADGIAGLLSLAAHLPVVNHTGLTGLFNMDLRYAPDETTSTDLPSFFTAIKEQLGLDLKPAKVPVKTIIIDHVDEVPIPN
- a CDS encoding DUF2461 domain-containing protein is translated as MPTQFSPAAIRFLKSLKRNNDRNWFNDRKSVFEEEVKAPWLALIDEVNHAMADFAPECVKPAPKAMFRIYRDTRFSSDKKPYKTHVGAWWSPAALAKTSGAGFYAHVGADDVTVAVGAFMPQPEQMLAMRRHLQQNHEAMRALMNDKKLRKLLPDQETMPLIRVPKGFVADDPAAEFLRDRKWGLSATLPLEVATSPKLLDEIVKRFRAAAPLVALLNAPLLQAKTPRRTFF